A section of the Streptomyces xinghaiensis S187 genome encodes:
- a CDS encoding aminotransferase class III-fold pyridoxal phosphate-dependent enzyme: MTTTERGSAPGPGSDTGSDTGTHSSTGTAAAPAAEGRRLGRRLRRLCTVLGPMYVKFGQILSTRSDLLPPGAVAELRVLQDHGRAMSPRRVVRALEKEYGKPLGQVFASFDPVPVASASIAQVHHATLRDGGTETRKTGSGAGTEEGDGTGTRVAVKVVKRGVPASMRLHLALLRGLVRTAHALLPPIRTLRMPQRVAEIGRLLAEQLSMETERANMTAVAENFAGHPFVRVPRSHPELSTDRVLVMEYVEGIRGSEFAQVDVPPRELARRLQDILLTMLYLDGTCHGDMHPGNILLTRDGRFTLIDFGITAYYTEAEKWGLVSFNNAAIHHRWDLAVRRFTEYFVETDTRPKRRRSRGKKGTGAAAPAEALLADESYTTALKEVFVHHFETASDRWSGTDFFRDVSEVLRRHGVSYTAAYTKGELAMLSCEGFMAQIDPELDIWENTRRFADRYSTSLSGAVKERFDAYFAAATPKSLAMRDRARRSLVAPAHLDRYFFPSAYPLFIAGGSGARLTDLDGNEYIDLAGGGGPAVLGRGHPVVQEALRSAAATCNINALGHEPEVALAELLTDAFPGADRAVFSNSGTESALHAIRLCRVRRPGARRIAKFEGHFHGFSDQAMVSSWFRVAGPRDAPEAVAGCPGTPAGTVRDTLVLQFGHPRSLDVLRRNASDVAGVLVEPLPTTAGGIDRDYLAALRALCTELDIPLVFDEVVSGFRVAYGGVQTLTGITPDLTVLGKIIGGGLPCGALVGTAEMLEYGRTTGDPFRDAEERGFLGGTMSGNHLSCSTGLAALTHLRDNPDVYADLERRTELLADGMRAVAEEHGVPMRLRARHSVFSLAFTHKDLPYFRDSLHGVNFRATTALAYWMRMYGVYLPELHAFLISAAHTDEDVASVLRSFDRSVGEMKAADLFVT, encoded by the coding sequence ATGACCACCACCGAAAGGGGCTCCGCCCCCGGCCCGGGCAGCGACACCGGCAGCGACACCGGCACGCACTCGTCCACCGGCACCGCCGCGGCACCCGCCGCCGAGGGCCGCCGGCTCGGCCGCCGCCTCCGCCGCCTCTGCACCGTCCTCGGCCCGATGTACGTGAAGTTCGGGCAGATCCTTTCCACCCGCTCCGACCTCCTCCCGCCCGGCGCCGTCGCGGAGTTGCGCGTCCTGCAGGACCACGGGCGCGCGATGAGCCCGCGGCGCGTCGTACGGGCCCTGGAGAAGGAGTACGGCAAACCGCTCGGCCAGGTCTTCGCCTCCTTCGACCCCGTCCCGGTCGCGAGCGCCTCCATCGCCCAGGTGCACCACGCGACGCTCAGGGACGGCGGGACGGAGACGCGGAAGACCGGAAGCGGGGCCGGAACCGAAGAGGGGGACGGTACCGGGACCCGCGTCGCGGTCAAGGTGGTCAAGCGCGGCGTGCCCGCCTCCATGCGGCTGCACCTGGCGCTGCTCCGCGGCCTCGTCCGGACCGCCCACGCCCTGCTGCCGCCGATCCGCACGCTGCGGATGCCACAGCGCGTCGCCGAGATCGGCCGGCTGCTCGCCGAGCAGCTCAGCATGGAGACCGAACGCGCCAACATGACGGCCGTCGCCGAGAACTTCGCGGGCCATCCCTTCGTCCGCGTCCCCCGCTCCCACCCGGAGCTCTCCACCGACCGGGTGCTGGTCATGGAGTACGTGGAGGGGATCAGGGGCAGCGAGTTCGCCCAGGTGGACGTCCCGCCGAGGGAGCTCGCCCGCCGGCTCCAGGACATCCTGCTGACGATGCTGTACCTCGACGGCACCTGCCACGGGGACATGCACCCGGGCAACATCCTCCTCACCCGCGACGGCCGCTTCACCCTGATCGACTTCGGCATCACCGCCTACTACACCGAGGCCGAGAAGTGGGGGCTGGTCTCCTTCAACAACGCGGCGATCCACCACCGCTGGGATCTGGCGGTCCGCCGCTTCACGGAGTACTTCGTGGAGACGGACACCCGTCCGAAGCGGAGAAGGTCAAGAGGGAAGAAAGGGACCGGGGCGGCGGCCCCCGCGGAGGCCCTGCTGGCCGACGAGTCCTACACCACCGCCCTCAAGGAGGTCTTCGTCCACCACTTCGAGACGGCCTCCGACCGCTGGTCGGGCACGGACTTCTTCCGCGACGTCAGCGAGGTGCTGCGCCGCCACGGCGTCTCGTACACGGCCGCCTACACCAAGGGCGAGCTGGCGATGCTCTCCTGCGAGGGCTTCATGGCCCAGATCGACCCGGAGCTCGACATCTGGGAGAACACGCGCCGCTTCGCCGACCGCTACTCGACCTCCCTCAGCGGCGCGGTCAAGGAGCGCTTCGACGCGTACTTCGCGGCGGCCACGCCCAAGTCGCTCGCGATGCGGGACCGCGCCCGGCGGTCCCTGGTCGCCCCGGCCCACCTCGACCGCTACTTCTTCCCCAGCGCCTACCCCCTGTTCATCGCCGGGGGCAGCGGGGCGCGGCTGACCGACCTCGACGGCAACGAGTACATCGACCTGGCGGGCGGTGGCGGTCCCGCTGTCCTGGGACGCGGCCACCCCGTCGTGCAGGAGGCGCTGCGCTCGGCGGCCGCCACCTGCAACATCAACGCGCTGGGCCACGAGCCCGAGGTGGCCCTGGCCGAACTCCTGACCGACGCCTTCCCGGGCGCGGACCGGGCGGTGTTCTCGAACTCCGGTACGGAGTCCGCTCTGCACGCCATCCGGCTGTGCCGGGTGCGCCGCCCGGGGGCGCGCCGGATCGCCAAGTTCGAGGGGCACTTCCACGGCTTCTCGGACCAGGCGATGGTGAGCTCCTGGTTCCGGGTGGCGGGGCCGAGGGACGCCCCGGAGGCGGTCGCCGGCTGCCCGGGCACACCCGCCGGGACGGTCCGCGACACCCTCGTCCTCCAGTTCGGCCACCCGCGCAGCCTGGACGTCCTGCGCCGCAACGCCTCCGACGTGGCCGGGGTGCTGGTCGAACCGCTGCCGACGACCGCGGGCGGTATCGACCGGGACTATCTGGCCGCGCTGCGCGCACTCTGCACCGAGCTGGACATCCCCCTGGTGTTCGACGAGGTGGTCTCCGGTTTCCGGGTAGCGTACGGCGGGGTGCAGACGCTCACCGGCATCACCCCGGACCTCACCGTGCTCGGGAAGATCATCGGCGGCGGGCTGCCGTGCGGCGCGCTGGTGGGCACGGCGGAGATGCTCGAGTACGGCCGCACGACCGGCGACCCGTTCCGCGACGCCGAGGAACGCGGCTTCCTGGGCGGCACGATGAGCGGCAACCACCTGTCCTGCAGTACGGGCCTCGCCGCCCTGACCCATCTGCGGGACAACCCGGACGTCTACGCGGACCTGGAGCGCCGGACGGAACTGCTGGCCGACGGCATGCGGGCGGTCGCGGAGGAGCACGGCGTGCCGATGCGACTGAGGGCCCGCCACTCCGTCTTCTCCCTCGCCTTCACCCACAAGGATCTGCCGTACTTCCGGGACAGCCTCCACGGCGTCAACTTCCGCGCCACCACGGCCCTCGCGTACTGGATGCGGATGTACGGCGTCTACCTGCCGGAACTGCACGCGTTCCTGATCTCCGCTGCCCACACGGACGAGGACGTGGCGAGCGTCCTGCGGAGCTTCGACCGCTCGGTCGGCGAGATGAAGGCCGCGGACCTGTTCGTCACCTGA
- a CDS encoding SAM-dependent methyltransferase, whose translation MHEESPAGKAVPSSEDVGRLYDENTDVVDGAAGGNIHSGYWESEDDHSSLDEATDRLTDLVTGRLAVEPGQRLLDIGCGTGNPALRVAARHEAKVVGISVSQEEIALARARAAESGLTGRVSFQYADAMALPAGTEPFAAESFDGAWAIESLMHMSDRAGALAGAARTLRPGGRLVVADVLLRRPVHGETAEFVEQMCQAFQAPGLPGPEEYQDAVRRAGLELLEFTDIGENVRRTYRAFARILAEADGHGGHGGHGGDGGNGGEAAEDDGNEFLGSADALPRFGDLPEIGYVLLVARRPPA comes from the coding sequence ATGCACGAGGAAAGCCCGGCCGGGAAGGCCGTTCCGTCGTCCGAGGACGTCGGCCGGCTCTACGACGAGAACACGGACGTCGTCGACGGCGCGGCCGGCGGCAACATCCACTCCGGATACTGGGAGAGCGAGGACGACCACAGCTCCCTGGACGAGGCGACGGACCGGCTCACCGACCTGGTCACCGGCCGGCTCGCCGTGGAACCGGGGCAGCGGCTGCTCGACATCGGATGCGGCACGGGCAACCCCGCGTTACGCGTCGCCGCCCGCCACGAGGCGAAGGTGGTCGGGATCTCCGTGAGCCAGGAGGAGATCGCGCTCGCCCGGGCCCGGGCGGCGGAGTCCGGGCTCACCGGCCGGGTGTCGTTCCAGTACGCGGACGCCATGGCGCTGCCGGCCGGGACGGAACCCTTCGCGGCGGAGTCCTTCGACGGGGCCTGGGCGATCGAGTCCCTGATGCACATGTCCGACCGGGCCGGTGCCCTCGCCGGCGCCGCCCGGACGCTGCGGCCCGGCGGGCGGCTGGTGGTCGCCGACGTGCTGCTGCGGCGGCCGGTCCACGGGGAGACCGCGGAGTTCGTCGAGCAGATGTGCCAGGCGTTCCAGGCACCCGGGCTGCCCGGGCCGGAGGAGTACCAGGACGCCGTGCGGCGGGCCGGGCTGGAACTGCTGGAGTTCACGGACATCGGGGAGAACGTCCGCCGCACCTACCGGGCCTTCGCGCGGATCCTGGCGGAAGCCGACGGCCACGGGGGCCACGGGGGTCACGGCGGAGACGGAGGGAACGGCGGGGAAGCCGCGGAGGACGACGGGAACGAGTTCCTCGGCTCCGCGGACGCCCTGCCCCGGTTCGGGGACCTGCCGGAGATCGGCTACGTCCTGCTCGTCGCGCGGCGGCCGCCCGCCTGA
- a CDS encoding carbohydrate binding domain-containing protein, translating into MKPTPHRPLARALAAVAAASVLPALLAATPATGNTPARAPSSATSTATGATTTTKENTATVFYSTRTRNWQAYHLHYAPDGGSWTTAPGEPMEEACTDWVKKTVDLGSASGLRAAFTDGSGTWDNNAGEDYDLGTGAITVKDGTVAHSDPCAGTDPDPAPGDDSDGDGDDDGEAGGTAGTATVYYATSTVGWTTANLHYRPDGGAWTSVPGVGMEPACTGWMRKSVDLGGATKLRAAFNNGNGVWDNNDGTDYTIPSGRSTVENGTVTGGAGDPCAAEAPDTEAPSVPSGVTAEADGTSVVLTWEPSTDDRAVTRYQVTRTGGGRGTLVADTGSTVFSDTDLEEQTAYSYTVRAVDAAGNVSAASSPAAVTTGAKPATPAAGKPLGTDPRKDPIYFVLTARFNDGDPANNRGGSQHEKSGNAAHDDPMFRGDFKGLVDKLDYIKGLGFSAVWITPVVLNRSDYDYHGYHGWDFYRVDPRLESAGASYQDLIDAAHAKGMKIYQDVVYNHSSRWGAKGLFTPTVYGVRDTDWSWYYDEPNDGFAYDGLTVEPKSGKSYYNGDLWSTAEPSGNTCLDWGKPTGGTSPEGYRLYNCQWPNPTSGMFPKTYYHNCWIGNWEGEDSRSCWLHDDLADFNTENAQVQNYLIGAYDKYIDMGVDGFRVDTAVHIPRTTWNRRFLPAIQERVTAKHGAAAARNFFVFGEVAAFVNDKWNRGSVNHSAQFYTWKERKEYSADDAAAALEMYDWEQARGPSDQPMSQNAFLDGNTYRTPDHSRFSGMNVIDMRMHMNFGDARNAFHNGKDSDDSYNDATYNVVYVDSHDYGPNKSSDRYAGGTDAWAENMSLMWTFRGIPTLYYGSEIEFRKGQKIDCGPSCPLADTGRAYFGGHLAGEVKASGFGTVESASGEVADTLAQPLARHVQRLNLIRRAVPALQTGQYSTEGVSGDMAYKRRYTGGGTDSFALVTVTDGATFSGIPNGTYTDAVTGDTRQVTDGELTVGAPGKGNLRVYVLDLGGTNAAPGKVGTDGPYLK; encoded by the coding sequence ATGAAACCCACCCCGCACCGGCCGCTCGCGCGCGCCCTCGCGGCAGTCGCGGCGGCCTCCGTGCTGCCCGCCCTGCTCGCCGCCACCCCGGCGACCGGGAACACCCCGGCGCGCGCGCCGTCCTCGGCCACCTCCACGGCAACCGGCGCCACCACCACCACGAAGGAGAACACCGCGACGGTCTTCTACTCCACCAGGACCAGGAACTGGCAGGCGTACCACCTCCATTACGCCCCGGACGGCGGCTCCTGGACGACCGCCCCGGGTGAGCCGATGGAGGAAGCCTGCACGGACTGGGTGAAGAAGACCGTCGACCTGGGCAGCGCCTCCGGCCTCCGGGCCGCCTTCACCGACGGCTCCGGCACCTGGGACAACAACGCCGGCGAGGACTACGACCTGGGCACCGGCGCCATCACGGTCAAGGACGGCACGGTGGCCCACAGCGACCCGTGCGCCGGCACGGACCCGGACCCGGCTCCCGGCGACGACAGCGACGGCGACGGCGACGACGACGGGGAAGCCGGCGGCACGGCCGGCACCGCCACCGTCTACTACGCCACCTCCACCGTCGGCTGGACCACGGCGAACCTCCACTACCGGCCCGACGGCGGCGCCTGGACCTCCGTCCCGGGCGTCGGCATGGAACCGGCCTGCACCGGATGGATGCGCAAGTCCGTCGATCTCGGCGGCGCCACGAAGCTGCGGGCCGCCTTCAACAACGGCAACGGCGTCTGGGACAACAACGACGGCACCGACTACACGATCCCGTCCGGCCGCAGCACCGTGGAGAACGGCACCGTCACGGGCGGCGCCGGGGACCCGTGCGCCGCCGAGGCCCCGGACACCGAGGCGCCGTCCGTCCCGTCCGGTGTCACCGCCGAGGCCGACGGCACCTCGGTCGTCCTCACCTGGGAGCCCTCCACCGACGACCGCGCGGTCACCCGCTACCAGGTGACCCGCACCGGCGGCGGCAGGGGCACCCTCGTCGCCGACACCGGCTCCACCGTCTTCTCCGATACGGACCTCGAGGAGCAGACCGCGTACTCCTACACCGTCCGGGCCGTGGACGCGGCCGGCAACGTCTCCGCCGCCTCGTCCCCGGCCGCCGTCACCACCGGCGCGAAGCCGGCCACCCCCGCCGCCGGGAAGCCGCTGGGCACCGATCCGCGCAAGGACCCCATCTACTTCGTCCTCACCGCCCGCTTCAACGACGGCGACCCGGCGAACAACCGGGGCGGCAGCCAACACGAGAAGTCCGGCAACGCGGCCCACGACGACCCCATGTTCCGGGGCGACTTCAAGGGCCTGGTCGACAAGCTCGACTACATCAAGGGGCTCGGCTTCTCCGCCGTGTGGATCACCCCGGTCGTCCTGAACCGCTCCGACTACGACTACCACGGCTACCACGGCTGGGACTTCTACCGGGTCGACCCCCGCCTGGAGTCCGCCGGCGCCTCGTACCAGGACCTGATCGACGCGGCCCACGCCAAGGGCATGAAGATCTACCAGGACGTCGTGTACAACCACAGCTCCCGCTGGGGCGCCAAGGGCCTGTTCACCCCGACCGTCTACGGAGTCCGCGACACCGACTGGAGCTGGTACTACGACGAGCCGAACGACGGCTTCGCGTACGACGGCCTGACCGTCGAGCCGAAGTCCGGGAAGTCGTACTACAACGGCGACCTGTGGTCCACCGCGGAACCCTCCGGCAACACCTGCCTCGACTGGGGCAAGCCGACCGGCGGCACCTCCCCCGAGGGCTACAGGCTCTACAACTGCCAGTGGCCGAACCCGACTTCGGGCATGTTCCCGAAGACGTACTACCACAACTGCTGGATCGGGAACTGGGAGGGCGAGGACTCCCGCTCCTGCTGGCTGCACGACGACCTCGCCGACTTCAACACCGAGAACGCGCAGGTGCAGAACTACCTGATCGGCGCCTACGACAAGTACATCGACATGGGCGTGGACGGCTTCCGCGTCGACACCGCCGTGCACATCCCCCGCACCACCTGGAACCGCCGCTTCCTCCCCGCCATCCAGGAACGGGTGACGGCGAAGCACGGCGCCGCGGCGGCCCGCAACTTCTTCGTCTTCGGCGAGGTGGCCGCGTTCGTCAACGACAAGTGGAACCGCGGCTCGGTCAACCACTCCGCGCAGTTCTACACCTGGAAGGAGCGCAAGGAGTACAGCGCGGACGATGCCGCGGCGGCCCTGGAGATGTACGACTGGGAGCAGGCACGGGGACCGTCGGACCAGCCGATGTCACAGAACGCCTTCCTCGACGGCAACACGTACCGCACCCCGGACCACAGCCGGTTCTCCGGTATGAACGTCATCGACATGCGCATGCACATGAACTTCGGTGACGCCCGCAACGCCTTCCACAACGGCAAGGACAGCGACGACAGCTACAACGACGCCACGTACAACGTCGTCTACGTCGACAGCCACGACTACGGCCCCAACAAGAGCAGCGACCGCTACGCGGGCGGCACCGACGCCTGGGCCGAGAACATGTCGCTGATGTGGACCTTCCGCGGCATCCCGACGCTCTACTACGGCTCCGAGATCGAGTTCAGGAAGGGCCAGAAGATCGACTGCGGGCCTTCCTGCCCGCTGGCGGACACCGGCCGCGCGTACTTCGGCGGCCATCTGGCCGGCGAGGTGAAGGCGTCCGGCTTCGGCACGGTGGAGTCGGCGAGCGGAGAGGTCGCGGACACCCTCGCCCAGCCGCTCGCCCGGCACGTGCAGCGCCTCAACCTGATCCGCCGGGCCGTCCCCGCCCTGCAGACGGGCCAGTACTCCACCGAGGGCGTCAGCGGCGACATGGCGTACAAGCGCCGGTACACCGGCGGCGGCACGGACAGCTTCGCACTGGTCACGGTCACGGACGGGGCCACGTTCAGCGGCATCCCGAACGGCACGTACACCGACGCCGTCACCGGCGACACGCGGCAGGTCACCGACGGGGAACTGACGGTCGGCGCCCCCGGGAAGGGCAATCTGCGCGTCTACGTCCTGGACCTCGGCGGCACGAACGCGGCCCCCGGCAAGGTCGGCACCGACGGACCGTACCTGAAGTAG